A section of the Agrococcus sp. SGAir0287 genome encodes:
- a CDS encoding ABC transporter permease gives MSTASPTHVHAAGRVPFWRAVGIVAQREIMVNLRSKAYLISAGIVLLGALAAVIFSSVGPQLFQSTTTVAVVSQTEAVAEAVPDTEVTVVSSEQEARDLVANEEVDAAVLPGDGPSGILVLGDREAPESLIAALSLAPEVELLDPLAPNPGILYLIALGFGLVFMMASMSFGFGIASSVVEEKQTRIVEILLASVPAKALMAGKIIGNSLLAFVQIGLIAAVVLIGGAITGNSVIVDGLGAPIAWFVGLFTVGFVLMASLFAAAAALVSRSEDLGSTTTPLMMLVMLPYFAIILFNSNPLALQIMSYVPFSAPVAVPMRAYLGVMEWWEGLLSFGIVLATTLLVVTVAGRVYERSLLRTGKPVKLREALR, from the coding sequence ATGAGCACCGCATCCCCCACCCACGTCCACGCCGCGGGGCGCGTGCCCTTCTGGCGCGCCGTCGGCATCGTCGCGCAGCGCGAGATCATGGTGAACCTGCGCTCGAAGGCGTACCTGATCTCCGCCGGCATCGTGCTGCTGGGCGCGCTCGCCGCGGTGATCTTCTCGTCGGTCGGCCCGCAGCTGTTCCAGTCGACGACGACCGTCGCGGTCGTGAGCCAGACCGAGGCCGTCGCCGAGGCCGTGCCCGACACCGAGGTCACCGTCGTGTCGAGCGAGCAGGAGGCGCGCGACCTGGTCGCGAACGAGGAGGTCGACGCGGCCGTGCTGCCTGGCGACGGCCCCTCCGGCATCCTCGTGCTCGGCGACCGCGAGGCGCCCGAGTCGCTCATCGCAGCGCTGTCGCTCGCGCCGGAGGTCGAGCTGCTCGATCCGCTCGCGCCGAACCCCGGCATCCTCTACCTGATCGCGCTGGGCTTCGGGCTCGTGTTCATGATGGCGTCGATGTCGTTCGGCTTCGGCATCGCCAGCTCGGTCGTCGAGGAGAAGCAGACCCGCATCGTCGAGATCCTGCTCGCCTCCGTGCCGGCGAAGGCCCTCATGGCCGGCAAGATCATCGGCAACTCGCTGCTCGCGTTCGTGCAGATCGGGCTCATCGCGGCCGTCGTGCTCATCGGTGGCGCGATCACGGGCAACAGCGTGATCGTGGATGGGCTGGGCGCGCCGATCGCGTGGTTCGTCGGCCTGTTCACGGTGGGCTTCGTGCTCATGGCGTCGCTCTTCGCCGCGGCGGCGGCGCTCGTGTCGCGATCGGAGGACCTCGGCTCGACGACGACGCCGCTCATGATGCTCGTGATGCTGCCGTACTTCGCGATCATCCTGTTCAACTCGAACCCGCTGGCGCTGCAGATCATGTCGTACGTGCCGTTCTCGGCGCCGGTCGCGGTGCCCATGCGCGCCTACCTCGGGGTCATGGAGTGGTGGGAGGGGCTGCTCTCGTTCGGCATCGTGCTCGCCACGACGCTGCTCGTCGTCACGGTCGCGGGGCGCGTGTACGAGCGGTCGCTGCTGCGCACCGGCAAGCCGGTGAAGCTGCGCGAGGCGCTGCGCTGA
- a CDS encoding ABC transporter ATP-binding protein, whose product MIQLRGIDRTFGTTQVLTDVSFDIRPGRMTGFVGANGAGKTTTMRIILGVLDPSAGSVLVDDAPITADYRARIGYMPEERGLYPKMPLDDQLVYLARLHGLDAKTARRRALDLLDRLGLGDRHHDSLESLSLGNQQRAQIAAALVHDPAALVLDEPFSGLDPMAVEVTLEVLRDVARTGAPVLFSSHQLDVVERLCDELVIIGDGRVRAAGTRDEIRAAHTSPEWRLVTTGDAGWVRDAQGVEVVDLAGGEVRFTAADPAAADHVLQEAVERGGVRVFSPVTRPLTEIFQEVVR is encoded by the coding sequence ATGATCCAGCTGCGAGGCATCGACAGGACGTTCGGCACGACCCAGGTGCTGACGGACGTGTCGTTCGACATCCGCCCCGGTCGCATGACCGGCTTCGTCGGCGCGAACGGCGCCGGCAAGACCACGACCATGCGCATCATCCTCGGCGTGCTCGACCCGAGCGCGGGCTCGGTGCTCGTCGACGACGCGCCCATCACCGCCGACTACCGCGCGCGCATCGGCTACATGCCCGAGGAGCGCGGCCTCTACCCGAAGATGCCGCTCGACGACCAGCTCGTCTACCTCGCGCGCCTCCACGGCCTCGACGCGAAGACCGCGCGTCGTCGCGCACTCGACCTGCTCGATCGGCTCGGGCTCGGGGACCGCCACCACGACTCCCTCGAGTCGCTGAGCCTCGGCAACCAGCAGCGCGCGCAGATCGCCGCCGCCCTCGTGCACGACCCGGCGGCGCTCGTGCTCGACGAGCCGTTCTCGGGCCTCGACCCCATGGCCGTCGAGGTCACGCTCGAGGTGCTGCGCGACGTCGCCCGCACGGGCGCGCCCGTGCTCTTCTCGAGCCACCAGCTCGACGTCGTCGAGCGCCTCTGCGACGAGCTCGTCATCATCGGCGACGGCCGCGTGCGCGCCGCCGGCACCCGCGACGAGATCCGCGCCGCGCACACGAGCCCCGAGTGGCGGCTCGTCACCACCGGCGACGCCGGATGGGTGCGGGATGCGCAGGGCGTCGAGGTCGTCGACCTCGCGGGCGGCGAGGTGCGGTTCACCGCCGCCGACCCGGCCGCTGCCGACCACGTGCTCCAGGAGGCCGTCGAGCGCGGCGGCGTGCGCGTCTTCTCCCCCGTGACCCGACCGCTGACCGAGATCTTCCAGGAGGTCGTGCGATGA
- a CDS encoding response regulator, which produces MTRILLVDDQSLVRVGFRTILETEPGFEVVGEAADGREAVLRAAELQPDVICMDVQMPVLDGLAATREITAGDSGASVLMLTTFDRDDFLFEALRAGASGFLLKTAEPEHLIDAIHALARGDALLAPAVTRRVIERFAAPDGMTAVPEAPELDTLTDRERETLMLLARGHSNGEIAQRLYVGEATVKTHVSNVLMKLGIRDRIHAVIWAYEHGVVQAGTGSVPTAE; this is translated from the coding sequence GTGACCCGCATCCTGCTCGTCGACGACCAGTCGCTCGTGCGCGTCGGATTCCGCACGATCCTCGAGACCGAGCCCGGCTTCGAGGTGGTCGGCGAGGCTGCCGACGGCCGCGAGGCCGTGCTGCGCGCGGCCGAGCTGCAGCCCGACGTCATCTGCATGGACGTGCAGATGCCCGTGCTCGACGGGCTCGCGGCGACGCGCGAGATCACGGCGGGCGACTCCGGCGCCTCCGTGCTCATGCTCACGACGTTCGACCGCGACGACTTCCTCTTCGAGGCGCTGCGCGCCGGCGCGTCCGGCTTTCTGCTGAAGACGGCCGAGCCCGAGCACCTCATCGACGCCATCCATGCCCTCGCCCGCGGTGACGCGCTGCTCGCACCCGCCGTGACTCGCCGCGTCATCGAGCGCTTCGCCGCGCCCGACGGCATGACCGCGGTGCCGGAGGCGCCCGAGCTCGACACCCTCACCGATCGCGAGCGCGAGACCCTCATGCTGCTCGCGCGCGGCCACTCCAACGGCGAGATCGCGCAGCGGCTCTACGTCGGCGAGGCCACCGTGAAGACGCACGTGTCGAACGTGCTCATGAAGCTCGGCATCCGCGACCGCATCCATGCGGTCATCTGGGCGTACGAGCACGGCGTCGTGCAGGCGGGCACGGGCTCGGTGCCGACGGCGGAGTGA
- a CDS encoding sensor histidine kinase — protein MAATRRRPTRAELRNDVILAAVLGLISAVIGVLSSLAQYMVFHEDLPAWTFVLTSFALAAPLAVRRVWPWATAIVAPALYVAFGQLGILELTVTQVILFLAFYTVGAWDPNRRRALWVRLVVVVGMAGWLGWAFVTLLADEPATTAILSTMAIQVFINVAYFGGAWVFGDRAYTRALEQEELEDAHAEIVAQRDQLAEQAVSLERVRIARELHDVVAHHVSAMGVQAGAARRTLRSDADRAERALRSVEQSARDAIAELRTMVVALRSDGDGDGPMPTLADVDALLATAQDAGQIVDYQVVGEPTPISPMSELTLVRVLQESLTNARKHAGPTAHVDARLRYRGDVVEVEVSDDGHGAPARALGTGMGLTGMRERVAAVGGTLELGPRPTGGWLVRATLPTRVVGASAPDDGAASDAPVVAGSDAAASSAAAIAADRAQERDAHHRESGDATDPAAAPVTDPDAGAVDAQVVPAQHASRPGAAASHDAPDGPTDATHPATAPATRSPE, from the coding sequence ATGGCCGCCACGCGACGACGACCCACGAGGGCCGAGCTGCGCAACGACGTCATCCTCGCCGCCGTGCTCGGCCTCATCAGCGCCGTCATCGGCGTGCTGAGCTCGCTCGCGCAGTACATGGTCTTCCACGAGGACCTGCCCGCCTGGACCTTCGTCCTCACGTCGTTCGCGCTCGCCGCGCCGCTCGCCGTGCGCCGCGTCTGGCCCTGGGCGACCGCGATCGTCGCGCCCGCGCTCTACGTCGCCTTCGGGCAGCTCGGCATCCTCGAGCTCACCGTCACCCAGGTCATCCTCTTCCTCGCCTTCTACACGGTGGGCGCGTGGGATCCGAACCGCCGCCGCGCCCTCTGGGTGCGGCTGGTCGTCGTCGTCGGCATGGCCGGCTGGCTCGGCTGGGCGTTCGTCACGCTGCTCGCCGACGAGCCCGCCACCACGGCGATCCTCTCGACCATGGCCATCCAGGTCTTCATCAACGTCGCCTACTTCGGCGGCGCGTGGGTGTTCGGCGACCGCGCGTACACGCGCGCGCTCGAGCAGGAGGAGCTCGAGGATGCGCACGCCGAGATCGTCGCCCAGCGCGACCAGCTCGCCGAGCAGGCCGTGTCGCTCGAGCGCGTGCGCATCGCCCGCGAGCTGCACGACGTCGTCGCCCACCACGTCTCCGCGATGGGGGTGCAGGCCGGCGCCGCCCGCCGCACGCTGCGCTCCGACGCCGACCGCGCCGAGCGCGCGCTGCGCAGCGTCGAGCAGTCGGCGCGCGACGCGATCGCCGAGCTGCGCACCATGGTCGTCGCCCTGCGCAGCGACGGCGACGGCGACGGACCCATGCCGACCCTCGCCGACGTGGATGCACTGCTCGCGACCGCGCAGGACGCCGGCCAGATCGTCGACTACCAGGTCGTCGGCGAGCCCACCCCGATCTCTCCCATGTCCGAGCTGACGCTCGTGCGCGTGCTGCAGGAGTCGCTCACGAACGCGCGCAAGCACGCCGGGCCGACCGCGCACGTCGACGCGCGGCTGCGCTATCGCGGCGACGTCGTGGAGGTCGAGGTGAGCGACGACGGCCACGGCGCTCCGGCTCGCGCGCTCGGCACGGGGATGGGGCTGACCGGCATGCGCGAGCGCGTCGCCGCCGTGGGCGGCACCCTCGAGCTCGGCCCGCGGCCGACGGGTGGATGGCTCGTGCGGGCCACGCTGCCGACGCGCGTCGTCGGAGCGAGCGCGCCCGACGACGGCGCTGCCTCCGACGCGCCGGTCGTCGCGGGGAGCGACGCGGCAGCATCCAGCGCCGCGGCGATCGCCGCCGACCGCGCTCAGGAGCGAGACGCCCATCACCGCGAATCCGGCGACGCGACGGATCCCGCCGCAGCACCCGTGACCGATCCGGATGCTGGCGCGGTCGACGCGCAGGTGGTGCCGGCGCAGCACGCATCGCGGCCGGGAGCCGCCGCCTCGCACGACGCGCCCGACGGCCCCACCGACGCCACGCATCCCGCCACCGCACCCGCCACGAGGAGCCCCGAGTGA
- a CDS encoding nuclease-related domain-containing DEAD/DEAH box helicase, with product MTTLIPSTIADDAPPGERSLFDRLQTAPGTEGWVAFHGLPIVHHARQIEGEADFVVLVPGEGVLVIEVKSHQSVEVDERREWILGGKRQQSSPIRQAHDNMRSIESWLRRKGDGVAFPLASVVWFTHVGGEQVGRIPSRLDLDPTELLSRADLQPQRIAASIVAALRRQRMMLEHRGVRIFADAPNADELDDIRALLMPTFRIAAGPADRRDARLESIRLATERQEHILEIVEDNDRILVLGPAGTGKTNLAIRAARRLANRDERVLVTCFNERLERLLGSTLDRHDGVTVARAHRVMLELAGIDAPEHASDEWWNEVLPRETLAITRAADFAPPYTALVVDEAQDLSRPLVLDVLDSIVEGGLASSRSLVAGDFERQDIFRRSDSTADGLARMRERIPHLTITRLVDNARAAPALAALVEALTGDELFRERLRSDVGVGKVVAYADEAEQQELLAFAVQALLDDGYRLDEILVLAPKRDSAAARATDPWLRERLAPAGATSIVPNRIRWGTVHAYKGLESPAVILTDVDPSRPRGEELLYVGATRATDHLFVLTVDPALVERVEAAGA from the coding sequence ATGACCACCCTCATCCCGAGCACCATCGCCGACGACGCACCGCCGGGCGAGCGGTCGCTGTTCGATCGACTGCAGACCGCGCCCGGCACCGAAGGATGGGTGGCGTTCCACGGGCTGCCGATCGTGCACCACGCACGGCAGATCGAGGGCGAGGCGGACTTCGTCGTCCTCGTGCCGGGCGAGGGCGTGCTCGTGATCGAGGTCAAGTCGCACCAGAGCGTCGAGGTCGACGAGCGGCGCGAGTGGATCCTCGGAGGCAAGCGGCAGCAGAGCTCGCCGATCCGGCAGGCGCACGACAACATGCGCAGCATCGAGTCGTGGCTGCGGCGGAAGGGTGACGGCGTCGCGTTCCCGCTCGCTTCGGTCGTGTGGTTCACGCACGTCGGCGGCGAGCAGGTGGGGCGCATCCCGTCGCGGCTCGACCTCGACCCCACCGAGCTGCTGAGCCGGGCCGACCTGCAGCCGCAGCGCATCGCCGCGAGCATCGTCGCCGCGCTGCGCCGACAGAGGATGATGCTCGAGCACCGCGGTGTGCGCATCTTCGCGGACGCCCCGAACGCGGACGAGCTGGACGACATCCGCGCGCTGCTCATGCCCACGTTCCGCATCGCAGCCGGCCCTGCGGACCGGCGCGACGCGCGACTCGAGAGCATCCGGCTGGCGACGGAGCGGCAGGAGCACATCCTCGAGATCGTCGAGGACAACGACCGCATCCTCGTCCTCGGCCCGGCCGGGACGGGCAAGACCAACCTCGCGATCCGCGCAGCGCGACGCCTGGCGAACCGGGACGAGCGGGTGCTCGTCACCTGCTTCAACGAGCGGCTGGAGCGCCTGCTCGGCAGCACCCTGGATCGCCACGACGGCGTCACCGTCGCGCGAGCGCACAGGGTCATGCTCGAGCTCGCCGGCATCGATGCGCCGGAGCACGCGAGCGACGAGTGGTGGAACGAGGTGCTGCCGCGCGAGACGCTCGCCATCACGCGCGCCGCCGACTTCGCGCCACCGTACACGGCGCTCGTCGTCGACGAGGCGCAGGATCTCTCCCGACCGCTCGTGCTCGACGTGCTCGACTCGATCGTCGAGGGAGGTCTCGCTTCGAGTCGCAGCCTCGTCGCCGGCGACTTCGAACGGCAGGACATCTTCCGCCGGTCCGACTCGACCGCGGACGGGCTCGCCCGGATGCGCGAGCGCATCCCTCACCTCACGATCACGCGACTCGTCGACAACGCACGGGCGGCACCGGCGCTCGCAGCGCTCGTCGAGGCGCTCACAGGCGACGAACTGTTCCGCGAGCGGCTGCGCTCGGACGTCGGCGTCGGCAAGGTCGTCGCCTACGCGGATGAGGCGGAGCAGCAGGAGCTCCTCGCCTTCGCGGTGCAGGCCCTCCTCGACGACGGCTACCGACTCGACGAGATCCTCGTGCTCGCGCCCAAGCGCGACTCGGCCGCCGCCCGCGCGACGGACCCTTGGCTGCGCGAGCGCCTCGCACCCGCCGGCGCGACGTCGATCGTGCCGAACCGCATCCGATGGGGCACCGTGCACGCGTACAAGGGCCTCGAGTCGCCCGCGGTGATCCTCACCGACGTCGACCCGTCGCGTCCGCGCGGCGAGGAGCTGCTGTACGTCGGCGCGACGCGCGCGACCGACCACCTCTTCGTCCTCACCGTCGACCCGGCGCTCGTGGAGCGTGTGGAGGCGGCGGGCGCGTAG
- a CDS encoding HNH endonuclease, translating into MVTEQQDAAIRSAVFDWLSKRAVSGRSLFTRRELLEDFAFHGERLRLIDVTRGIRNPKELLGTLSVTSGIGGGSVERYTDAIDLISGTIRYDYQRGDGSSNVKLQSAARLGLPIVYFVVVEPGLLAASYPVYVEDVPAERHVRLHVDRVQVPDDGAPGLPAPERSYIERSMWQRVHQPAFRGMVMRAYEERCAICRLAHPRLLDAAHILGDKHELGLPVTSNGLALCKIHHGAYDSDMLGISPDLRVVIPARVLAERDGPMLRHGLQEMHGAALTLPSRAADRPNADHLAERFAAFSAVHA; encoded by the coding sequence ATGGTGACGGAACAGCAGGATGCCGCGATCCGTTCGGCCGTCTTCGATTGGTTGTCCAAGCGAGCCGTGTCGGGTCGATCTCTCTTCACCCGGCGCGAACTTCTCGAGGACTTCGCCTTCCACGGCGAACGACTCCGACTCATCGATGTCACGCGAGGGATCCGGAATCCGAAGGAGCTGCTGGGAACCCTCTCCGTGACGAGCGGCATCGGCGGCGGCAGCGTCGAGCGCTACACGGACGCCATCGACCTCATCTCCGGCACCATCCGCTACGACTATCAGCGCGGTGACGGCAGCAGCAACGTGAAGTTGCAGTCCGCGGCGAGACTCGGCCTCCCGATCGTGTACTTCGTCGTCGTGGAACCCGGACTTCTGGCGGCTTCCTACCCCGTGTACGTCGAAGACGTTCCCGCCGAGCGTCACGTCAGGCTCCACGTCGACCGTGTGCAGGTGCCAGACGACGGTGCCCCCGGACTCCCCGCACCGGAGCGCAGTTACATCGAGCGCTCGATGTGGCAGCGCGTGCATCAGCCGGCCTTCCGCGGCATGGTCATGCGCGCGTACGAAGAGCGCTGTGCGATCTGCAGGCTCGCGCATCCGCGGCTGCTCGATGCTGCACACATCCTCGGTGACAAGCACGAGCTCGGCCTCCCGGTCACATCGAACGGCCTCGCGTTGTGCAAGATCCATCACGGGGCGTACGACAGCGACATGCTCGGTATCTCGCCGGATCTTCGCGTGGTGATCCCGGCCCGCGTCCTCGCCGAGCGCGATGGACCCATGCTCCGGCACGGATTGCAGGAGATGCACGGTGCTGCGCTGACGCTGCCCTCACGTGCCGCAGATCGGCCGAACGCGGATCATCTCGCCGAGCGATTCGCAGCCTTCTCCGCCGTGCACGCGTGA
- a CDS encoding SDR family NAD(P)-dependent oxidoreductase has translation MRILIAGASSALGRATARAARAAGHHVVAVGSSAERLEPVDADERRVCDLTSFSEVDALAASVGEVDALVHLVGGWRGGGGLAGQTDDDWAWLEQRIVGTLRNTTRAFESALAASSGGRVMIISTTGLDRPTAGNANYVALKAAAETWLAAVGHALRATPATTHAIRVKALVSAADREAEPDRSFDGYSDVDDVAAEIVGLLG, from the coding sequence ATGCGCATCCTCATCGCCGGAGCCTCCAGCGCCCTCGGGCGCGCCACCGCTCGCGCGGCCCGGGCGGCCGGCCACCATGTCGTCGCGGTCGGCTCGTCGGCCGAGCGCCTCGAGCCCGTCGACGCCGACGAGCGGCGCGTCTGCGACCTCACCTCCTTCTCCGAGGTGGATGCGCTGGCCGCGTCGGTCGGCGAGGTGGATGCGCTCGTGCATCTCGTGGGCGGCTGGCGCGGCGGCGGCGGGCTCGCCGGCCAGACGGACGACGACTGGGCGTGGCTCGAGCAGCGCATCGTCGGCACGCTGCGCAACACGACGCGCGCGTTCGAGTCGGCGCTCGCGGCGTCTTCTGGTGGCCGCGTGATGATCATCTCGACGACGGGACTCGACCGGCCGACGGCGGGCAACGCGAACTACGTCGCCCTGAAGGCGGCGGCCGAGACGTGGCTCGCCGCGGTCGGCCACGCGCTGCGGGCGACCCCGGCGACGACGCACGCGATCCGCGTGAAGGCGCTCGTCTCCGCTGCGGACCGCGAGGCCGAGCCCGACCGCTCGTTCGACGGCTACTCGGACGTGGACGACGTGGCTGCGGAGATCGTGGGGTTGCTGGGGTGA
- a CDS encoding DUF3060 domain-containing protein, giving the protein MTTHDPIAQPRWFALVALTIVAVGSLSGCGLAFSDPDATDPAPSSQDGTGSSPEADAAESDPADGEPAASDPAETETGAPGASSPDRDALIARASQTIPCSPGLDVTTDGGIVRVEGTCDDLTVSADAAIVIADDVAVLTITGSGTVVSTLALGELRITGDVNDVRWTGATPAVTDDGTANTMGEQQ; this is encoded by the coding sequence ATGACCACCCACGACCCCATCGCCCAGCCCCGCTGGTTCGCGCTCGTCGCGCTGACCATCGTCGCGGTCGGCAGCCTCTCGGGCTGCGGCCTCGCCTTCTCCGACCCGGACGCGACGGATCCGGCACCCAGCTCGCAGGACGGCACCGGCAGCTCGCCGGAGGCCGACGCCGCGGAGTCCGACCCGGCCGACGGCGAGCCCGCCGCATCCGACCCCGCCGAGACCGAGACCGGCGCCCCGGGCGCCTCGAGCCCCGACCGCGACGCGCTCATCGCTCGCGCGTCGCAGACCATCCCGTGCTCGCCCGGCCTCGACGTCACCACCGACGGCGGCATCGTGCGCGTCGAGGGCACGTGCGACGACCTCACCGTCAGCGCCGACGCCGCCATCGTCATCGCCGACGACGTCGCGGTCCTCACCATCACCGGCTCGGGCACCGTCGTCTCGACGCTCGCGCTCGGCGAGCTCCGCATCACGGGCGACGTCAACGACGTGCGCTGGACGGGCGCGACCCCCGCCGTGACCGACGACGGCACGGCCAACACGATGGGGGAGCAGCAGTGA
- a CDS encoding DUF4190 domain-containing protein has translation MSAAAPVQPSAPAPVGEQMSSPDASAGPATTSEAGSAAPASAPTAVQGSAPVAPTPQPTMDAYAATAPQDWQQAAPQSPAPHAWPQQPHPAAAPPPHPTRPMSGLAIATFVLGLCGFAILPVILGHIAIAMIRRSGQRGMALAIVGTVLGYLAIAGYLALAAVVGVGILAGTAGWL, from the coding sequence GTGAGCGCCGCAGCGCCGGTGCAGCCGTCCGCGCCCGCACCTGTCGGCGAGCAGATGTCGTCGCCCGACGCGTCCGCTGGCCCGGCGACGACGAGCGAGGCCGGATCCGCGGCACCCGCATCCGCGCCGACCGCCGTGCAGGGATCCGCTCCCGTCGCCCCCACGCCGCAGCCGACGATGGATGCGTACGCCGCGACCGCGCCGCAGGACTGGCAGCAGGCGGCGCCCCAGTCGCCGGCACCGCACGCCTGGCCGCAGCAGCCCCACCCCGCGGCCGCCCCGCCGCCGCACCCGACGCGCCCGATGAGCGGCCTCGCGATCGCGACGTTCGTCCTCGGCCTGTGCGGCTTCGCCATCCTCCCCGTGATCCTCGGGCACATCGCGATCGCGATGATCCGCCGCTCCGGCCAGCGCGGCATGGCGCTCGCGATCGTCGGCACGGTGCTCGGCTACCTCGCGATCGCCGGCTACCTCGCGCTCGCCGCGGTCGTCGGCGTGGGCATCCTCGCCGGCACGGCAGGCTGGCTCTGA
- a CDS encoding response regulator transcription factor has translation MTDATRPSLLLVDDDEAITDGLGAFLGRSGYEVRVASDGQAALDAVAERRPDIIVCDIVMPRLDGREVVRRIRAADDWVPIILLTQVGESYERSAALDEGADDYLGKPFDPQELLSRVRAVLRRTVRGERPLSAAVRLRADGLELDRTARRAWLDGTEVVLTPKAMTLLDFLMTHPDEAHPRERLLATLWGFESITTTRAVDHRVAELRRVLGDDATHPRFVETVQSTGYRFRGPVSVA, from the coding sequence ATGACCGATGCGACCCGCCCCTCCCTGCTGCTCGTCGACGACGACGAGGCCATCACCGACGGCCTCGGCGCCTTCCTCGGTCGCAGCGGCTACGAGGTGCGGGTCGCGTCCGACGGGCAGGCGGCCCTGGATGCGGTCGCCGAGCGCCGCCCCGACATCATCGTGTGCGACATCGTCATGCCGCGGCTCGACGGGCGGGAAGTGGTGCGCCGCATCCGCGCGGCCGACGACTGGGTGCCGATCATCCTGCTCACCCAGGTCGGCGAGTCGTACGAGCGGTCGGCGGCGCTCGACGAGGGCGCCGACGACTACCTCGGCAAGCCGTTCGACCCGCAGGAGCTGCTCTCGCGCGTGCGTGCCGTGCTGCGCCGCACCGTGCGCGGCGAGCGGCCGCTCTCGGCAGCCGTGCGCCTGCGCGCCGACGGCCTCGAGCTCGACCGCACCGCTCGCCGCGCATGGCTCGACGGCACGGAGGTCGTGCTCACGCCCAAGGCGATGACGCTGCTCGACTTCCTCATGACGCATCCGGACGAGGCGCATCCACGCGAGCGGCTGCTCGCGACCCTGTGGGGCTTCGAGTCGATCACGACGACGCGCGCCGTCGACCATCGCGTCGCCGAGCTGCGGCGCGTGCTGGGCGACGACGCGACGCATCCGCGCTTCGTCGAGACGGTGCAGAGCACGGGGTACCGCTTCCGCGGGCCGGTGAGCGTCGCGTGA
- a CDS encoding sensor histidine kinase: MTRRILLALVPLAAGVVAAVALAAAGVRTAAILTIPLTTAAVVLGLVVSAAILLVVLAARRRSLQALRVEEARQHGLAEGAAAEREAHRRFLARLDHELKNPVQAIRATIAAVEPGSGTAADPRLATVDAQAARLANLVGDLRGLSDLETRPLELEPVDLEQLLHDCVGSLAQQHPDAAARVSVQVTRVPWPVPTMQLDLDLVGLAIDNVLANARKFGADGPVEVRLREQDGWAVVEVADSGRGVPADEAALVFDELARARNARDVPGSGIGLSLVRTVARRHGGDVALRSREGEGTVVELRLPPTPPADARGVRGAGSGAGAGTAAPRAR, from the coding sequence GTGACCCGCCGCATCCTGCTCGCCCTGGTGCCGCTCGCGGCGGGCGTCGTCGCCGCGGTCGCGCTCGCGGCGGCCGGCGTGCGCACCGCGGCGATCCTCACCATCCCGCTCACGACGGCCGCGGTCGTGCTCGGCCTCGTCGTCTCGGCGGCGATCCTGCTGGTGGTGCTGGCGGCTCGGCGGAGGTCGCTGCAGGCGCTCCGCGTCGAGGAGGCGCGGCAGCACGGGCTCGCGGAGGGCGCCGCGGCCGAGCGCGAGGCGCATCGCCGCTTCCTCGCACGCCTCGACCACGAGCTGAAGAACCCGGTGCAGGCCATCCGCGCGACGATCGCGGCGGTCGAGCCGGGCTCGGGGACCGCGGCCGATCCGCGGCTCGCGACCGTCGATGCGCAGGCCGCACGCCTCGCGAACCTCGTCGGCGACCTGCGCGGGCTGTCGGACCTCGAGACGCGCCCGCTCGAGCTCGAGCCCGTCGACCTCGAGCAGCTGCTCCACGACTGCGTCGGCTCGCTCGCGCAGCAGCATCCGGATGCCGCCGCGCGCGTGTCCGTGCAGGTCACGCGCGTGCCCTGGCCGGTGCCGACGATGCAGCTCGACCTCGACCTCGTCGGGCTCGCGATCGACAACGTGCTCGCCAACGCTCGCAAGTTCGGCGCGGACGGACCGGTGGAGGTGCGACTGCGCGAGCAGGACGGATGGGCGGTCGTCGAGGTCGCCGACTCGGGCCGCGGCGTGCCGGCCGACGAGGCCGCGCTCGTGTTCGACGAGCTCGCCCGCGCCCGCAACGCTCGCGACGTGCCCGGCTCGGGCATCGGGCTCTCGCTCGTGCGTACCGTGGCCCGCCGCCACGGCGGGGACGTCGCGCTGCGCTCCCGCGAGGGCGAGGGCACGGTCGTCGAGCTGCGACTGCCGCCGACGCCGCCCGCGGATGCGCGTGGCGTCCGGGGTGCGGGATCCGGGGCCGGTGCGGGGACCGCGGCGCCTCGAGCGCGCTGA